A genomic window from Engraulis encrasicolus isolate BLACKSEA-1 chromosome 14, IST_EnEncr_1.0, whole genome shotgun sequence includes:
- the LOC134463458 gene encoding nuclear apoptosis-inducing factor 1-like has translation MAKTKKRNFTDCEVEVLIDEVTDRRQTLFGGQSSGVTNSKKAYEWQHVTDAVNAVASQGRTMAEIKKKWSDMKVEAKKSISAHRQSVTATGGGEAGPELSEQDAKIAGVIGEKLLSGVVTEQEGDTDAAPQETVPDDACGEAGASSWSVPAQASGPSPKPASGRVLTDAVLQVQRDHVEAVREVASELKDIKKELFILNENIKEFMKK, from the exons atggctaaaacaaagaaaaggaaCTTCACCGACTGCGAGGTGGAGGTTTTGATCGACGAGGTAACAGATAGGCGACAAACTTTATTTGGAGGTCAAAGCTCGGGGGTTACCAACTCCAAAAAGGCATATGAGTGGCAGCATGTGACAGACGCTGTCAACGCGGTGGCCTCCCAAGGGCGCACCATGGCCGAGATTAAAAAGAAATGGTCCGACATGAAGGTAGAGGCAAAAAAAAGTATCTCAGCCCACCGTCAAAGTGTAACAGCAACGGGAGGGGGGGAAGCAGGGCCAGAGCTTTCCGAGCAGGATGCTAAAATTGCAGGCGTAATCGGAGAGAAATTGCTCAGTGGTGTCGTCACGGAACAGGAGGGTGACACTGATGCTGCGCCTCAAGAGACGG TTCCAGACGATGCCTGTGGTGAAGCCGGTGCCAGCAGTTGGTCTGTTCCAGCGCAGGCGAGTGGGCCCTCTCCAAAACCAGCCAGCGGCCGTGTCCTCACCGATGCAGTCCTTCAGGTGCAGCGGGACCACGTGGAGGCTGTTCGCGAGGTTGCAAGTGAATTAAAAGACATTAAGAAAGAATTGTTCATCCTGAATGAAAACATTAAAGAATTTATGAAAAAGTAA